The proteins below come from a single Streptomyces spongiicola genomic window:
- a CDS encoding aminotransferase-like domain-containing protein, translating into MVCSSAPQSSASAAAIDPGSIALFLVLMHESSSVGELAEFLREEFKRYSPGEKLPSSRTLIERHRVSPVTVSRALARLAAEGLVVTRPGAGAFRAPPRTDPGAAADTSWQEVALSADAAPEAVPRAVDASGVLVTLAAPPPGVIEFNGGYLHPSLQPEQAMAAALARAGRRPGAWNRPPADGLPELRDWFARGIGPGFTAAEVLVTAGGQSALTTALRALAPPGAPVLVESPTYPGMLAIARAAGLRPVPVPADPAHGVRPDLLAAAFHATGARVFVAQPLFQNPTGAVLAPEHRVQVLRIARAAGAFVVEDDFARRLVHADAGPLPPTLAADDPDGVVVHVCSLTKVTSPSLRVGALAARGPVLERLRAIHVVDNFFVSRPLQEAALELVGAPAWSRHLRAVAAELKARREAMTAAVRLRLPELALPYVPAGGNHLWVRLPDGTDETALVSAALRAGVAVAPGRPYFSAEPPAGHLRLSFAGVAGQAEITEGVRRLRTSCDEVLGRGAD; encoded by the coding sequence CTGGTCTGCTCCTCGGCCCCGCAGTCGTCGGCATCGGCGGCCGCTATCGACCCCGGGTCGATAGCGCTATTCTTGGTTCTCATGCATGAGAGTAGCAGTGTCGGTGAACTGGCGGAATTCCTGCGCGAGGAGTTCAAGCGCTACTCGCCCGGTGAGAAGCTGCCATCGAGCCGGACGCTGATCGAGCGGCACCGGGTCTCCCCCGTCACCGTCTCCCGCGCCCTGGCCCGGCTCGCCGCGGAGGGGCTCGTCGTCACCCGCCCCGGAGCCGGAGCCTTCCGCGCACCGCCGAGGACGGACCCCGGCGCCGCGGCCGACACGTCCTGGCAGGAGGTCGCGCTCAGCGCCGACGCCGCCCCGGAGGCCGTTCCGCGCGCCGTGGACGCCTCCGGGGTCCTCGTCACGCTCGCCGCGCCCCCGCCGGGCGTGATCGAGTTCAACGGCGGCTATCTGCACCCCTCGCTCCAGCCCGAGCAGGCGATGGCCGCCGCGCTCGCCCGCGCCGGCCGGCGCCCCGGCGCCTGGAACCGCCCGCCCGCCGACGGGCTGCCGGAACTCCGCGACTGGTTCGCCCGCGGCATCGGCCCGGGCTTCACCGCAGCGGAGGTACTGGTGACCGCGGGCGGCCAGTCCGCGCTCACCACCGCCCTGCGCGCCCTCGCCCCGCCGGGCGCGCCGGTGCTCGTGGAATCGCCCACCTACCCCGGGATGCTCGCCATCGCCCGGGCCGCGGGGCTGCGACCCGTACCGGTGCCGGCGGACCCCGCCCACGGCGTCCGCCCCGACCTCCTCGCCGCGGCCTTCCACGCGACCGGCGCCCGGGTCTTCGTCGCCCAGCCGCTCTTCCAGAACCCGACCGGGGCCGTGCTCGCCCCCGAACACCGCGTCCAGGTGCTGCGGATCGCCCGCGCCGCCGGGGCGTTCGTCGTCGAGGACGACTTCGCCCGCCGCCTCGTCCACGCCGACGCCGGTCCGCTGCCGCCCACGCTCGCCGCCGACGACCCCGACGGCGTCGTCGTCCACGTCTGCTCCCTCACCAAGGTCACCTCCCCGAGCCTGCGGGTGGGCGCCCTCGCCGCACGCGGACCCGTGCTGGAGCGCCTGCGCGCCATCCACGTGGTCGACAACTTCTTCGTCTCCCGGCCCCTGCAGGAGGCCGCGCTCGAACTGGTCGGCGCCCCCGCCTGGAGCCGCCACCTCAGGGCCGTCGCCGCCGAGTTGAAGGCCCGCCGCGAGGCCATGACCGCCGCCGTGCGGCTCCGGCTGCCCGAACTCGCGCTGCCGTACGTCCCGGCCGGCGGCAACCACCTCTGGGTCCGCCTGCCCGACGGCACCGACGAGACGGCCCTCGTCTCCGCGGCCCTCCGCGCCGGCGTCGCCGTCGCCCCCGGCCGCCCGTACTTCAGCGCCGAGCCGCCGGCCGGGCACCTCCGGCTCAGTTTCGCCGGGGTCGCCGGACAGGCCGAGATCACCGAAGGGGTGCGGCGGCTGCGCACCTCCTGCGACGAGGTGCTGGGCCGCGGCGCGGACTGA
- a CDS encoding DMT family transporter, whose protein sequence is MRTKNSAIDPGSIAAADADDCGAEEQTRAPRADAAAPAVRTGSRQGTLLASLGVVAFSLTFPSTVWGLESFGPWSLVAVRSVLAAVIAGGFLLVLRVPLPERRHLGPLLVVAGGVVVGFPLLTTLALRTSTASHAAVVVGLLPLTTAAFAAVRTGRRPSRTFWAAALAGAAVVLGFTLGRNGGAPSAGDLYLFAALLVCAAGYTEGGRLAGLMPGWQVIGWALVLCLPLAATGAVFALMAEPVLPSVRGVAGLLWVAAGSTFFGLYVWYRGMAAIGIARASQLQLAQPLLTLLWSVLLLAEPLSPAAPAAAAAVLVCIAVTQRASTRG, encoded by the coding sequence ATGAGAACCAAGAATAGCGCTATCGACCCGGGGTCGATAGCGGCCGCCGATGCCGACGACTGCGGGGCCGAGGAGCAGACCAGGGCCCCGCGGGCCGATGCCGCGGCCCCGGCGGTCCGGACCGGGTCCCGGCAGGGCACCCTGCTCGCGTCGCTCGGCGTCGTCGCCTTCTCCCTCACCTTCCCGTCCACCGTCTGGGGGCTGGAGTCGTTCGGGCCCTGGTCGCTGGTCGCCGTGCGCAGCGTCCTCGCGGCGGTGATCGCGGGAGGGTTCCTGCTCGTCCTGCGGGTACCGCTGCCCGAGCGGCGGCACCTGGGCCCGCTGCTCGTGGTCGCGGGCGGGGTGGTGGTCGGATTCCCGCTGCTGACGACCCTCGCGCTGCGGACGTCGACCGCTTCGCACGCCGCGGTGGTCGTCGGTCTGCTGCCGTTGACCACCGCCGCCTTCGCCGCGGTGCGCACCGGCCGGCGGCCGTCCCGGACGTTCTGGGCGGCGGCGCTCGCCGGCGCGGCGGTCGTGCTGGGGTTCACCCTGGGCCGGAACGGCGGTGCCCCGTCGGCGGGGGACCTGTACCTGTTCGCTGCGCTGCTGGTCTGCGCCGCCGGCTACACCGAGGGCGGCCGGCTGGCCGGGCTGATGCCCGGCTGGCAGGTGATCGGCTGGGCCCTGGTCCTGTGCCTGCCGCTCGCCGCCACCGGAGCGGTGTTCGCCCTGATGGCCGAACCGGTGCTGCCGAGTGTGCGGGGGGTGGCCGGGCTGCTCTGGGTGGCCGCCGGATCGACCTTCTTCGGGCTCTACGTCTGGTACCGCGGGATGGCGGCGATCGGCATCGCCAGGGCCAGCCAGCTGCAACTGGCCCAGCCGCTGCTCACCCTGCTCTGGTCGGTGCTGCTGCTCGCGGAGCCCCTCTCCCCCGCCGCTCCCGCGGCCGCCGCGGCCGTCCTCGTCTGCATCGCCGTCACCCAGCGGGCGAGCACCCGGGGGTGA
- a CDS encoding DUF1918 domain-containing protein, with product MEASVGDKLLVHGRVVGQHDRTAEVVEVLGDKGSPPYRVRFEDDGHECLMSPGPDCVVRHRRES from the coding sequence ATGGAAGCGAGTGTGGGAGACAAGCTGCTCGTGCACGGCCGCGTCGTCGGCCAGCACGACCGGACGGCCGAGGTCGTCGAAGTACTCGGGGACAAGGGCAGCCCGCCCTACCGCGTCCGCTTCGAGGACGACGGCCACGAGTGCCTGATGTCCCCCGGCCCCGACTGCGTCGTACGCCACCGCCGGGAGTCCTGA
- a CDS encoding glycoside hydrolase family 10 protein, with the protein MTRHTRQITRRGFVTAAGALAALGTAGEASASPARGRRRSCPEEFRGMWLATVANRDWPSRPGLTAAGQRAELLAYLDRAVDRRLNTVILQVRPTADALWPSPYEPWSAYLTGVQGRHPGWDPLGTAVAEAHARGLELHAWFNPYRVAGHTDPSRLVADHPARQHPEWVLPYGGKLYYNPGLPEVRAFVQDAMLDAVARYPVDAVHWDDYFYPYPVAGEDFGDDATYRRYGGGFADRAAWRRHNIDLLVRETAARVKRIDPGIRFGISPFGVWRNSSTDPLGSATRAGVETYDDLHADTRKWVRQGWIDYVIPQLYWNIGFSAADYAKLVPWWAGVARGTGVDLFIGEALYKAGDPAQPAPWQDPAEPSRHLTLARRHPEVRGHCFFAAREVVADRIGAMARVVADHYPTRARPPR; encoded by the coding sequence ATGACCCGGCACACGAGGCAGATCACCCGGCGCGGGTTCGTCACGGCTGCCGGCGCGCTCGCCGCGCTGGGCACGGCGGGGGAGGCGTCGGCCTCCCCCGCCCGCGGCCGCCGGCGGAGCTGCCCCGAGGAGTTCCGCGGGATGTGGCTGGCCACCGTCGCCAACCGGGACTGGCCCTCCCGGCCGGGACTGACCGCGGCCGGGCAGCGCGCCGAGCTGCTGGCGTACCTCGACCGCGCCGTGGACCGCAGGCTGAACACCGTGATCCTCCAGGTGCGGCCGACCGCCGACGCGCTGTGGCCGTCCCCGTACGAGCCGTGGTCCGCGTATCTGACGGGTGTGCAGGGGCGGCATCCGGGCTGGGACCCGCTGGGCACCGCCGTGGCGGAGGCCCATGCGCGCGGGCTGGAGCTGCACGCCTGGTTCAATCCGTACCGTGTCGCCGGCCACACCGACCCGAGCCGCCTGGTCGCCGACCATCCGGCGCGCCAGCACCCCGAATGGGTGCTTCCGTACGGTGGAAAGCTGTACTACAACCCCGGTCTGCCCGAGGTCAGGGCCTTCGTGCAGGACGCGATGCTGGACGCGGTCGCACGCTACCCGGTCGACGCCGTCCACTGGGACGACTACTTCTACCCCTATCCGGTGGCCGGTGAGGACTTCGGCGACGACGCGACGTACCGCAGGTACGGCGGAGGGTTCGCGGACAGGGCCGCGTGGCGGCGCCACAACATCGATCTGCTGGTGCGGGAGACCGCCGCGCGCGTCAAGCGCATCGACCCCGGGATCCGTTTCGGCATCAGCCCGTTCGGGGTCTGGCGGAACTCCTCCACCGACCCGCTCGGCTCCGCCACGCGAGCGGGTGTGGAAACGTACGACGACCTGCACGCCGACACCCGGAAGTGGGTCCGCCAGGGCTGGATCGACTATGTGATCCCGCAGCTGTACTGGAACATCGGGTTCAGCGCCGCCGACTACGCGAAGCTGGTGCCCTGGTGGGCCGGGGTGGCCCGGGGCACCGGCGTGGACCTGTTCATCGGCGAGGCGCTCTACAAGGCCGGTGACCCCGCACAGCCCGCCCCCTGGCAGGACCCGGCCGAACCGTCCCGTCATCTGACCCTGGCCCGCCGCCACCCGGAGGTGCGCGGCCACTGCTTCTTCGCCGCGAGGGAAGTCGTCGCGGACCGGATCGGTGCCATGGCCAGGGTGGTGGCCGACCACTACCCGACCCGGGCCCGGCCGCCGCGCTGA
- a CDS encoding 3-hydroxybutyryl-CoA dehydrogenase, with the protein MAGVSRVGVVGCGQMGAGIAEVCARSGLEVRVAETTGEALEIGRTRLCNSLAKAAERGKISEEEHQATLERLSFTTDLGEFADRDLVIEAVVENEQVKSEIFQVLDQVVTGRDAILASNTSSIPLVKLAVATSRPDQVVGIHFFNPAPVQRLVELIPALTTSEETIKRSEAVVEQVLGKHAIRAQDRSGFVVNALLIPYLLSAIRMFESGIASREDIDNGMELGCAHPMGPLKLSDLIGLDTVASVADSMYAEFKEPLYAAPPLLQRMVDAGRLGRKTGSGFYPYS; encoded by the coding sequence GTGGCCGGCGTATCCCGCGTCGGAGTGGTGGGCTGTGGCCAGATGGGCGCCGGCATCGCGGAGGTGTGCGCCCGCAGCGGACTCGAGGTCAGGGTCGCCGAGACCACCGGCGAGGCTCTGGAGATCGGCCGCACGCGGCTCTGCAACTCGCTTGCGAAGGCCGCCGAGCGCGGCAAGATCAGCGAGGAGGAGCACCAGGCGACGCTGGAGCGGCTGAGCTTCACCACCGATCTCGGGGAGTTCGCCGACCGCGACCTCGTGATCGAGGCGGTCGTGGAGAACGAGCAGGTCAAGAGTGAGATCTTCCAGGTGCTGGACCAGGTGGTGACCGGCCGGGACGCCATCCTCGCCTCCAACACCTCCTCCATCCCGCTGGTGAAGCTGGCCGTCGCGACCTCCCGGCCCGACCAGGTGGTCGGCATCCACTTCTTCAACCCGGCACCGGTGCAGCGGCTCGTCGAGCTGATCCCCGCGCTGACCACGTCGGAGGAGACGATCAAGCGCTCCGAGGCCGTGGTCGAGCAGGTGCTGGGCAAGCACGCCATCCGCGCCCAGGACCGCTCGGGCTTCGTGGTGAACGCGCTGCTCATCCCTTATCTGCTCTCGGCGATCCGGATGTTCGAGTCGGGGATCGCCAGCCGCGAGGACATCGACAACGGCATGGAACTCGGCTGCGCCCACCCGATGGGCCCGCTGAAGCTCTCGGACCTGATCGGCCTGGACACGGTCGCATCGGTGGCCGACTCCATGTACGCCGAGTTCAAGGAGCCGCTCTACGCGGCTCCGCCACTGCTGCAGCGGATGGTGGACGCGGGGCGGCTGGGCCGCAAGACGGGCTCGGGCTTCTACCCGTACTCCTGA
- a CDS encoding NUDIX hydrolase, producing MQWTKLSEQTVYENRWFRVNLADVELPDGRHLDHFLIRLRPVAVATAVNGANEVLMLWRHRFITDSWGWELAAGVVEDGEDVAFAAAREMEEETGWRPGPLRHLLTVEPSNGLTDARHHLYWSEGATYTGPPVDGFESSRREWIPLKLVPDMIARGEVPAANTAAGLLMLHHLRLG from the coding sequence TTGCAGTGGACGAAACTGAGTGAGCAGACCGTCTATGAGAACCGCTGGTTCAGGGTCAATCTGGCGGATGTCGAGCTGCCGGACGGCCGGCATCTCGACCACTTCCTGATCCGGCTCCGCCCGGTCGCCGTCGCGACCGCCGTCAACGGGGCCAACGAGGTGCTGATGCTGTGGCGGCACCGGTTCATCACCGACAGCTGGGGCTGGGAACTCGCCGCGGGCGTCGTGGAGGACGGCGAGGACGTCGCGTTCGCCGCGGCGCGGGAGATGGAGGAGGAGACCGGCTGGCGTCCCGGACCGCTGCGGCATCTGCTGACCGTGGAACCGTCGAACGGGCTCACCGACGCGCGGCACCATCTCTACTGGTCGGAGGGCGCCACCTATACCGGCCCTCCCGTGGACGGCTTCGAGTCCTCGCGCCGTGAGTGGATACCGCTGAAGCTGGTCCCCGACATGATCGCCCGGGGCGAGGTCCCGGCCGCCAACACGGCGGCCGGGCTGCTGATGCTGCACCATCTGCGCCTGGGGTGA
- a CDS encoding transcriptional regulator produces the protein MQPNTLLDALLDEAGISHAGLAAHVNQAGRARGLALRYEHTAVARWLKGQRPRGQVPDLICEVLAGRLRRPVTLDDIGLGIPGETAAQHGSPLGGFVERATALWRSDEQQRPHVLGAPAVTGTPAVMPVWEWENPPEDSDVSREGRTRVSMADIKLLRAARAHYELMYRKAGGIATRSRIVGFLNSEAAPLLRGSYSDALGRQLHRATGGLVAVAGICAYDSDAHGLAQRYFHQALRLAKASGDRGLGAYVIALLVNQSLFMGEYRQAVAFAEAALRTAGGQITPALATDLYAMQAKAYAHLGDGEAALGRIRRAEEEAERILPGHEPDETGYVQPGLVNVQVAEALLCLGELGAAREHAAAAAAVPSHDRGRVHRLAVLSQIELRQGEAERAARTAVEMTERARGMESQRLRDRLRAVRAKLAENGSGPAAEAADIIEGALRVPL, from the coding sequence ATGCAGCCCAACACCCTGCTCGACGCGCTGCTCGACGAGGCGGGCATCTCGCACGCCGGCCTGGCCGCCCATGTGAACCAGGCGGGCCGGGCCAGAGGCCTCGCGCTCCGCTACGAGCACACCGCCGTCGCACGCTGGCTGAAGGGCCAGCGCCCCCGCGGTCAGGTACCGGACCTCATCTGCGAGGTGCTGGCGGGCCGGCTGCGGCGCCCGGTCACCCTCGACGACATCGGCCTCGGCATACCGGGGGAGACGGCGGCCCAGCACGGTTCCCCGCTCGGCGGCTTCGTGGAGCGCGCGACGGCGCTGTGGCGCTCCGACGAGCAGCAGCGTCCCCATGTCCTCGGTGCGCCCGCGGTCACCGGCACCCCCGCCGTGATGCCGGTCTGGGAGTGGGAGAACCCTCCGGAGGACTCGGACGTCTCACGCGAGGGGCGCACCCGGGTCAGCATGGCCGACATCAAGCTGCTCCGCGCGGCGCGGGCGCACTACGAGCTGATGTACCGCAAGGCGGGGGGTATCGCCACCCGCTCCCGGATCGTCGGCTTCCTCAACAGCGAGGCGGCGCCGCTGCTGCGGGGTTCCTACAGCGACGCGCTCGGGCGCCAGCTGCACCGGGCGACCGGCGGACTGGTGGCCGTCGCCGGCATCTGCGCCTACGACTCGGACGCCCACGGCCTCGCGCAGCGGTACTTCCACCAGGCGCTGCGGCTCGCCAAGGCGAGCGGCGACCGGGGCCTGGGAGCCTATGTGATCGCGCTGCTCGTCAACCAGTCCTTGTTCATGGGGGAGTACCGGCAGGCGGTCGCGTTCGCCGAGGCGGCGCTGCGGACGGCGGGCGGGCAGATCACCCCGGCGCTGGCCACCGACCTGTACGCGATGCAGGCGAAGGCCTACGCCCATCTCGGCGACGGCGAGGCGGCATTGGGCCGGATCCGGCGCGCCGAGGAGGAGGCGGAGCGGATCCTGCCGGGGCACGAGCCGGACGAGACGGGATATGTGCAGCCCGGACTGGTGAACGTCCAGGTCGCCGAGGCACTGCTGTGCCTGGGGGAGCTGGGGGCGGCCCGGGAGCACGCGGCCGCCGCGGCCGCCGTGCCGTCCCACGACCGGGGACGGGTGCACCGGCTGGCCGTGCTCAGCCAGATCGAGCTGCGGCAGGGCGAGGCCGAACGCGCAGCGCGGACCGCCGTCGAAATGACCGAGCGGGCCAGGGGGATGGAGTCGCAGCGGCTCAGGGACCGGCTCCGGGCGGTGCGGGCGAAGCTGGCGGAGAACGGCTCCGGCCCGGCCGCCGAGGCGGCCGACATCATCGAAGGGGCCCTGCGGGTACCTCTGTGA
- the pheT gene encoding phenylalanine--tRNA ligase subunit beta, whose amino-acid sequence MRVPLSWLREYVDLPAAETGRDVQARLVSAGLEVETVEQLGAGLTGPLVVGRVLTVEELTGFKKPIRFCTVDVGRSNETGEPQEIVCGARNFAVGDKVVVALPGSVLPGDFRIAERKTYGRMSRGMICSADELGMGDLGGAAHGIIVLPPETEVGIDATELLELYDEVLDIAVTPDRGYCLSMRGVARETATAYGLPLRDPALLDVPAPNSYGYRVRIADPAGCDRFTARTVVGLDPEARSPIWMQRRLQKAGMRPISLAVDITNYVMLELGQPLHAYDRNRLEGPIGVRRAEPGEKFTTLDGARRVLDAEDLVITDSRGPIGLAGVMGGANTEIADSETDPETGEVRGTTEIVVEAAHFDPVSVARTARRHRLSSEASRRFERGVDPQAAAAAAQRTVDLLVLLAGGTAEAGVTEVVAPSAPRTIRMRADHPDRVAGVAYGRETVVRRLQEVGCDVHGQDELAVTAPSWRPDLHAPNDLAEEVIRLEGYENLPSTLPTPPSGRGLTHRRRLHRRVGRALAGAGYVEALNYPFIGEAVLDQFGLDAGDPRRTVVTLVNPISDEEPALRTTLLPGLLSALRRNVGRGSHDLALFETGLVFRPTGEETVPGVLPVDRRPTDEEIAMLDAALPHQPRRAATVLAGAREQAGWWGGGRPADWADAIESARTVAAEAGAELTVRADRHAPWHPGRCAALYATVDGEETLVGHAGELHPRVVKALGLPERSCAMEVELDLLERAGEGALRAPRISTFPVATQDVALVVDSGVPAADVERALREGAGELLESIRLFDVFEGEQIGGGRKSLAYALRFRAPDRTLTVEEASAARDAAVALAGERTGAVLRGA is encoded by the coding sequence ATGCGGGTCCCGCTTTCCTGGCTGCGGGAGTACGTCGACCTGCCGGCGGCGGAGACCGGCCGCGACGTACAGGCCAGACTCGTCTCGGCCGGCCTCGAGGTCGAGACCGTCGAGCAGCTCGGCGCCGGCCTCACCGGCCCGCTGGTCGTCGGCCGGGTGCTGACCGTCGAGGAACTGACCGGGTTCAAGAAGCCCATCCGCTTCTGCACGGTCGACGTGGGCCGGTCCAACGAGACCGGCGAGCCCCAGGAGATCGTCTGCGGCGCCCGCAACTTCGCCGTCGGCGACAAGGTCGTCGTGGCACTGCCCGGCTCCGTCCTGCCCGGCGACTTCCGCATCGCCGAGCGCAAGACGTACGGCCGGATGTCCCGCGGGATGATCTGCTCCGCCGACGAGCTGGGCATGGGCGACCTCGGCGGAGCGGCACACGGCATCATCGTGCTGCCGCCGGAGACCGAGGTCGGCATCGACGCCACCGAACTGCTGGAGCTGTACGACGAGGTCCTCGACATCGCCGTCACCCCCGACCGCGGCTACTGCCTGTCGATGCGGGGGGTCGCCCGCGAGACCGCCACCGCCTACGGGCTGCCGCTGCGCGACCCGGCCCTGCTCGACGTCCCCGCGCCGAACTCGTACGGCTACCGGGTGCGGATCGCCGACCCGGCCGGCTGCGACCGCTTCACCGCGCGCACCGTCGTCGGCCTCGACCCCGAGGCCCGCTCGCCGATCTGGATGCAGCGCCGGCTCCAGAAGGCCGGTATGCGGCCGATCTCGCTCGCCGTCGACATCACCAACTACGTGATGCTCGAACTCGGCCAGCCGCTGCACGCCTACGACCGCAACCGGTTGGAGGGCCCCATCGGGGTGCGCCGCGCCGAGCCGGGCGAGAAGTTCACCACCCTCGACGGGGCCAGGCGCGTCCTGGACGCCGAGGACCTGGTCATCACCGACAGCCGCGGGCCGATCGGCCTCGCCGGCGTCATGGGCGGGGCGAACACCGAGATCGCCGACTCCGAGACCGACCCGGAGACGGGCGAGGTCCGCGGCACCACCGAGATCGTCGTCGAGGCCGCCCACTTCGACCCGGTCTCCGTCGCCCGCACGGCCCGCCGCCACAGGCTGTCCTCGGAGGCGTCCCGGCGCTTCGAGCGCGGAGTCGACCCGCAGGCCGCCGCCGCGGCCGCCCAGCGCACCGTCGACCTCCTGGTGCTGCTGGCCGGCGGTACCGCCGAGGCCGGAGTCACCGAGGTCGTCGCCCCCTCCGCGCCGCGCACCATCAGGATGCGCGCCGACCACCCGGACCGGGTCGCCGGTGTCGCCTACGGCCGCGAGACCGTGGTCCGCCGGCTCCAGGAGGTCGGCTGCGACGTCCACGGCCAGGACGAGCTCGCCGTCACCGCCCCGTCGTGGCGTCCCGACCTGCACGCACCGAACGACCTGGCGGAGGAGGTCATCCGGCTGGAGGGGTACGAGAACCTCCCCTCCACGCTCCCCACCCCGCCGTCCGGCCGCGGACTCACCCACCGCCGCCGGCTGCACCGGCGGGTCGGCCGCGCACTCGCCGGGGCCGGTTACGTCGAGGCCCTGAACTACCCGTTCATCGGCGAGGCCGTGCTGGACCAGTTCGGCCTGGACGCCGGCGACCCCCGGCGCACCGTGGTCACCCTGGTCAACCCGATCTCCGACGAGGAGCCGGCGCTGCGCACCACGCTGCTGCCGGGACTGCTGTCCGCGCTGCGCCGCAACGTCGGACGCGGCTCGCACGACCTCGCGCTGTTCGAGACCGGGCTGGTCTTCCGGCCCACCGGCGAGGAGACGGTTCCGGGCGTGCTGCCGGTCGACCGCCGCCCCACCGACGAGGAGATCGCGATGCTGGACGCGGCCCTGCCGCACCAGCCGCGCCGGGCCGCGACCGTCCTGGCCGGCGCGCGCGAGCAGGCCGGCTGGTGGGGCGGGGGCCGTCCCGCGGACTGGGCGGACGCGATCGAGTCCGCCCGTACGGTCGCCGCCGAGGCCGGAGCCGAACTCACCGTGCGCGCCGACCGGCACGCGCCGTGGCATCCGGGCCGCTGCGCCGCGCTGTACGCGACGGTGGACGGCGAGGAGACCCTCGTCGGCCACGCGGGCGAGCTGCACCCGCGCGTCGTCAAGGCGCTCGGGCTGCCCGAGCGCAGCTGCGCGATGGAGGTCGAGCTGGACCTGCTGGAGCGGGCCGGTGAGGGCGCCCTGCGGGCACCGCGGATCTCCACCTTCCCGGTGGCCACGCAGGACGTCGCGCTGGTCGTCGACTCGGGCGTACCCGCCGCCGACGTGGAGCGGGCGCTGCGCGAGGGTGCCGGCGAACTGCTGGAGTCCATCCGGCTGTTCGATGTCTTCGAGGGCGAGCAGATCGGCGGGGGCAGGAAGTCGCTGGCGTACGCGCTGCGGTTCCGCGCCCCCGACCGCACACTGACCGTCGAGGAGGCCTCGGCCGCCCGTGACGCCGCCGTCGCGCTGGCCGGCGAGCGCACCGGGGCGGTGCTGCGCGGCGCCTGA
- the pheS gene encoding phenylalanine--tRNA ligase subunit alpha gives MSAPNKSYDPVEVEALKPEEIERMRDEALAAFAAAGDLDALHEAKIAHTGPSSPLALANREIGALPPHAKAEAGKRVGQARGAVNKSLAARQAELEAERDARVLVEEAVDVTLPYDRTPAGARHPLTTLSERIEDVFTAMGYEVAEGPEAETEWLNFDALNIAADHPARGEHDTFFVRGAGRPGGEAAGSGVVLRTHTSPVQVRSMLDREPPLYVICPGRVYRTDDLDATHTPVFHQVELLAVDEGLTMADLKGTLDHMVRALFGGEGMKTRLRPNFFPFTEPSAEMDMVCYVCRGDSVGNPDRPCRTCSSEGWIELGGCGMVNPKVLTACGVDPGKYSGFAFGFGIERMLMFRHNVEDMRDMVEGDVRFTRPFGMEI, from the coding sequence ATGTCGGCACCCAACAAGTCGTACGACCCGGTCGAGGTCGAGGCACTGAAACCGGAAGAGATCGAGCGCATGCGGGACGAGGCGCTCGCCGCCTTCGCCGCCGCGGGCGACCTCGACGCCCTCCACGAGGCGAAGATCGCGCACACCGGCCCCTCCTCGCCGCTCGCGCTCGCCAACCGTGAGATCGGCGCCCTGCCCCCACACGCCAAGGCCGAGGCCGGCAAGCGCGTGGGGCAGGCCCGCGGTGCCGTGAACAAGTCCCTGGCCGCCCGCCAGGCCGAGCTGGAAGCCGAGCGCGACGCCCGGGTGCTGGTCGAGGAGGCGGTGGACGTCACGCTGCCGTACGACCGCACCCCGGCCGGCGCCCGCCACCCGCTGACCACGCTCTCCGAGCGCATCGAGGACGTCTTCACGGCCATGGGCTACGAGGTCGCGGAGGGCCCCGAGGCCGAGACCGAATGGCTGAACTTCGACGCCCTGAACATCGCGGCCGACCACCCGGCCCGCGGTGAGCACGACACCTTCTTCGTGCGGGGCGCCGGGCGCCCCGGCGGCGAGGCGGCCGGGTCCGGTGTGGTGCTGCGTACCCACACCTCGCCCGTGCAGGTCCGCTCGATGCTCGACCGCGAGCCGCCGCTGTATGTGATCTGTCCCGGCCGCGTGTACCGCACCGACGACCTGGACGCCACCCACACCCCGGTGTTCCACCAGGTCGAGCTGCTCGCCGTGGACGAGGGCCTCACCATGGCCGACCTCAAGGGCACCCTGGACCACATGGTCCGCGCGCTGTTCGGCGGCGAGGGCATGAAGACCCGGCTCCGGCCGAACTTCTTCCCCTTCACCGAGCCGTCCGCCGAGATGGACATGGTCTGCTACGTCTGCCGCGGCGATTCCGTCGGCAACCCGGACCGGCCCTGCCGGACCTGCTCCAGCGAGGGCTGGATCGAGCTCGGCGGCTGCGGCATGGTCAACCCGAAGGTGCTCACCGCCTGCGGCGTCGACCCCGGGAAGTACAGCGGATTCGCCTTCGGGTTCGGCATCGAGCGGATGCTGATGTTCCGCCACAACGTCGAAGACATGCGAGACATGGTCGAGGGTGACGTCCGGTTCACCCGGCCCTTCGGGATGGAGATCTGA